CTAAGTTGCCACTTATCCTCTTTGTACTCGTCGACGGCGAGGCGGAGGCTCGGACGCACAACATTCTCAACAGCCCACTTGATCTCCAGAGCAGCCTTCACAGCTTTCGTGGCGCCCTCGTCACCTATGAAGATTGACATAACCCGGTCACCGTCGTAACTGCGAATCTCCCCGCCGTGATGCCTGAGGATGCGGGTTGCAGTGGTGAGGAATGACTTGATGATCTTGGCTGAGGTCTCGTCAGTATGGAACCTGGTCAAGCCGGTGGAATTGGCCATGTCTGTGTACAGGTAGACGGCCTCTAGGTAGACGCCGCCGTTGCTCAGCTTCACTGAATCCGACGTTGGAACAGTCGTCCCGTACCGGGTGTCCATTTCCATGAACACGATGTCGTCGACCGCGTTCTCCAGGTCGTTCTTTCTCCCCATGCTTCCCCTCAAGTAGATCTCGACTCAACCTTACCGACGGGGGCTGACAATCTTGGGTCTTTTAAAATCACGGCGTCTGTGCATAAATAGAGGCACAAATATGGCAGACCCAAAAACACCAGACACACCAGAAGAATTAGACAAGGGCGGACGACCGCTCAAGTTCCAAAGCGCTAGTGAGCTTCGCCAGAAGCTAGAAGCTTACTTTAGTGATTGTGATCCACACGTTGCTGAGCGGTTGATCATGAAGACTCGGGTGGACGGCAGCACATACACTGCGACCGAAGAATACATCACTCTCAAGAAGCCCTACACGATTAATGGGCTCTGTCTTGCGCTCAAAACCACACGCGATGTCATTCTGGACTACGAGAGCGGCAAGTACGACGAAAAGGCCACCGACTTCGATGCGGCGAGAGAGACAGCCGACAGGTTTTCCAACGTACTAAAAGAGGCGAAGATGCGTCTCATCGCCGAAACAGAGAGTCGTATCCTCAGCGGCGATACCCCTGCTGCTGCCGGCATCTTCTGGATGACAAACGTAGACAAGAAGAACTGGAAGGCCCGCCAGGAAATCGATCACACCACTGGTGGCCAGCCTATGCAGGCGCTTGTGGAGATCGTCCGTAGTGGGGACCAACCAAGTACGGATTAAGTTCCTCGAAGAATACGAGGAGCTCTTCAATGAGTCTTGGCGCAACATCGTCTTCTACGGTGGCCGTGGCTGTTTTTCGGGTGCCACTTTAGTTGCGACTCAAGACGGTCATATGCCAATTGCCGATATAAAGACCGGCGATATTGTTTGGTCAATGGGCGCGGTGGGAGACGTTGAACTAAAAGAAGTGACTGATATTCACCGCTTTGATGTGGACTTTGACCCTAAACCTATATTAGAATTTAATATAGAAAAGGAATTAATCAAAGCAACATATGACCACAAGTTCTACCACAAAGGAAAATGGGTTCCACTCTATAAGCTTGCCTGGGGAGCGATGGCTCCCAGCCAAAGGGTTCACCTCAAATTATTATGCAAGCAATATGGGCAGACTCTTGACGACGAAGTACAAGGGTGGCTACAAGACAGTCGTATTACATCCGGCGCGCGACATGAATGGGTATCTCCGGACCGTGATGAACGGGCATACAATCAAAGTTCACCGTGTTGTTGCCTCGACTTGGATTCGGAATCCGCTCAACAAGTCGACTGTCAACCACATCAATGCAGTCAAAGACGACAATCAAATATCCAACTTGGAATGGTCAACCAAAGAGGAACAGACTGCTCATGCAATTGCCAATGGCCTGATGAAGACACTCAGGGGCGAGGCCGCCACGCAGTCGATCCTCAACGACAAATTGGTGAGGCGCATCCGTCAGTTGAAACACGACGATCCGACGCTGTCGTCTACCAAGATAGCTGCCATGTTGCCAGTGAAGGTAACGCACTATGCAGTCAAGGATGTCCTAGCTGGCCGCAGCTGGAAGCACGTTGTTTAGAACCATCGTCAATCCATGGTGTGTCGGTCTTACCGTCTGAAGTCAGCTACGACATCACTGTCGCGGACAATCACAACTATTTCGTCACCGAGAGCAACTACCTAGCGCACAACTCGGGTAAATCACAGCACGTCGCCCTGGCACTGATCCTTCGTGGCCGGCAGAAGCAGCTGCGAATCCTCTGTACCCGCGAGTTGCAGAACACCATCGCTGACTCGGTACACAAGCTCTTATCCGACATCATCAACAACAACGGCTTCACTGACTACGAGATCACCGACAAAACAATCAGAAACACTCTCACTGGCACTGAGTTCATCTTCAAAGGTCTGCGGCATAACTCCACTGAGATCAAGTCAATGGAGGGTATCGACATCTGTTGGGTTGAAGAAAGTCAAAGCATTAGCGAGTCGAGCCTCAAGCTACTCATCCCAACGATTCGTAAGCCTGGTAGCCAGCTGATCTACACGTTCAACCGCATGAACGAGCTGGACCCTGTCTATGTGCGTTACTGCAAGACAGAGCGTGTTCGTACCTATGTACGCAAGGTCAACTACGACGTTCTGGAACAAGCCGGCCTTTTCCCAGCCGAGCTGCGTGAAGAGATGGAAGCAGACAAAGCAGTGTCCCTGGATCTGTACGCTCACGTCTGGCTCGGCGAACCAGTTGCACAAGGCGACAACGCTATTCTCAGCCGACAAGCCATCCTGGGGGCTATGGAGCGCACCGTTGACGATGAGGGTGCTGTCGAAGTGGGTGTCGACGTTGCTCGCATGGGTAACGACCGCACGGTGATGACCATGCGCAAAGGGCTCAAGGAGGTCGAGGCCAGGTCGTACACGAAGCTACGAACAACGGAGGTCTGCGACAAGATTGAACAGTTCATCGACTATGACAAGAGCGTGTTGGTCAAAGTTGACGATACTGGTGTTGGCTCGGGCGTCACTGACGACATGATCAAGCGCGGTTACCGCGTCATGGCAATCAACTTTGGCGCCAAAGCATCAGACCCCGACAAGTACCCGAACCTCATCAGCGAAGCCTGGTTCTACTTAGCCAGCATCATCGAGACGATAAGCATCGAGATGGACGACGATCTGCTCATGGAGCTGTCGAGCCGCCAATGGAAGATGGATTCAAAGGGCCGGCGTGCTGTCGAGAGCAAGGACGACTACAAGAAGCGCGGATTTAGGTCACCGGACAAGGCAGACGCGTTGATCATGTGTTTCTATAACAACGCTATTGGTCCGTTCGAATACACTCCCGAGGATAGGTCTAATGCCTTTGGTGGTGGCATCACATCGGGATTGTTAAACACTCGGTTCTAGTTTATATTGCAAGTAGATGGCCAGTAATTCTACAAAGAAAAAGAAACTAATAGTCAGCCCAGAAATGGGTGACTCTGGAACACATATTTTCCATGGCGTTATTACTGGTGAAGAGTACAACTTCAACCTGTCCGGCCGCAAAGCTCTCAAGGTATGGGAAGAGATGCGCCGCTCCGATGCGAGCGTTGGAGCATCACTCAAGGCGATCAAATACCCGATCAAGGCAACTAAGTTCTTCGCTGCTCCGGCATCTGAGGACGAGGCAGATATCGAAGTTTCTAACTTTGTGCACTGGAACCTATTTAGCCGGCTCAAGTGGAAGAAAGTCCTGGGGGAGATCCTCACCTACCTAGAGATGGGTTACGCCATCTTCGAGATGGTGTTTGAGGTTGAAGACGTCGACGGCGTAGAGCGCATCGTGCTCACCAAACTGGGCTTCCGTAAACAGACTGGCCTTGAATCCTGGCAAGCGGGTCCGGATACTCCAGGCATCACCTTCCGGAAATCTGACGGTAAGAGTGTCGCGATCCCGCTAGAGAAGCTGATCGTATTCACCAACGAGCAAGAGGGCGACAACTACGAGGGCGTCAGTATCCTCCGTACTGCCTACAAGCACTGGTACTACGTGGATAAGTTCGACCAGATCGACGCTGTAGGTCATGAGCGCCACTCTCTCGGCGTACCGAAGATCAAGTACCCGCGGACGGCAACCGACGCTGAGCGTGAAGCAGCGCGCAACGTCGTGCGCAATCTCCGTGCCAATGAAGAGTCGTTTATCGAGGAGCCAGAAGGCTGGGATATCAACTTCATGGACATGCAGGCGCACAGCCTCAAAGACATTGGTCCTAGCCGCGATCATCATGACCGCCAGATCACCAAGAACGTACTGGCCCAGTTCTTGGAGCTTGGTTCAAGCGGTGCGAGCGGTGCGCGTTCAGTGAGCGAAGACCAGCACATCCTGCTCAACCAATCTATTGAATCTGTACTCGACTACATTGCAGACACCCTTGGCTATGTCGTGAAGACCCTCGTGGACCTCAACTTCACCGTCGACCAATACCCGACGCTCGCACATGGCGACGTCAACCAGAAGGATGTCTCTGCTCTAGCCGGCGCCGTTGAGAAGTTCGTGAAGTCTGGCGTTATCACTCCTACTGAAGCCGATGAAGACCACATACGCCAGCTAATCGAGTTCCCAAAGCTGAGCGATGAAGACAAGAAGGAACGCAGTAATGCCAAGGCCGAGACGAAGAAGGTGGCTGCGGATGTTCGCAAGACATCTGCTGGCGTGGTTGCTCAGGTAAGTTCACAAGACTTCCCAGGCCTGTACGACGGCACAGGTGTCGACCCTAGCGATATGGGCTGCATCATGCTGGACACAGAACTCTTGGACGTGCAGTCACACGTTGAAGACGCCGCTAATGACCTGGTGGTCAAGGAAGGCTGGGGAGATGGAGCTGTCGCTGAATCAGAAGCCCATGTCACTCTGCTCTACGGACTCCTCGAAAACGGCAACATCTGGAAGGACAAAGTCGATACAGTGCTCGATGGCTGGAGTGCTGACTCAGTAACGATTGAAGAGGTTGGCTACTTTGACCTAGGCGAGAGCTTCGCGATCGTGGCTCACATTGAGAAGTCTCCTGAACTCATTGATGGCCATGAGCGACTGACGCTCCTACCTCACATCCAGACTTTCAGTGAATACAAGCCGCACCTGACTCTCGCCTACGTAAAACACGATCAGGCAACGGCAGATAAATGGGTTGCTGCTCTAGGCGCTCAGTACAACGGCAAGACTCTCAAGACCACGGGTATCAACTACGGCGACCTTCCTGACGGCGATGGCGTTCCTAAAGAGGCCAACGCACTCAAGAGCCTGGCTGGCAAAGTCTCAGCATCACTAACGAGGCTTCTCTATGGCGACAAGAGCAGAACTTCTTAGGGCACGCGAAGAGCTGCATATAGCCATCCACGCAGCCGAGGAGTGGCAGGAAAGCTATAAGGCGAACACGGACACGTTCCGACAGCTACTGGCACTTGAGGCACGCTTAGAAACAGCCTCAGGCGAATACTTGCATGAGCTTGCTACGCGAGCGCAGGGCTACGTTGATTGGTCCCGACTACCTGAGCCGATCAAGGCAGACAACGGGCCGGTGCTCAACAATGACGATCCAGTCTGGAAAGCCGAAGAAGTCATACTGACTGCTGCCATCATCGACATCATCACTGACCTAGTGGCCACGGGAGCCGTAGCAGGTGAAGCCCTATACGGATATCCAGCAGGCTATGCCGCCATGGAGTACGCCACGCTTGACGTGGCAATTCAGAATGCAGCTCGTTGGCATACGGCGAAGCTGGTCTCGCGGGTTACGGACACGAGCCGCGACCTAATCCGCCAGGCAGTGGCCAAGAGCATCGCCATGGGGGAGAACGTCCACGAAGCCAGACTCCGAATCTTAGAAGTCATCGATAACCCGATACGCGCCGAACTCATTGCCCAGACAGAGCCAGTCAACGCCTACCAAACAGGGCTCAAGCACTACGCCAAGCAGACAGGTGCCAAGACAAAGACTTGGGACGGCCTCAGCGGTGCGTGCAAGATCTGCTCCCCACTTATTGGCAAAACGATATCCATGGACGAACTTTTCCTATTACCTAATGGACAAGAAATAGATAGGCCGGCAGGGCACCCACGCTGCCGTTGCAGTCTGATTTACAACTATTAGGAATAATCCCTATTGACTTCTATAGCCATATTTAAGACATTAAGGACATATGGCAATAAAAGCATTTCACAACCTAGTAAAAATTAGCGCAGATTCACAAGGCAATGCGCCTAAGACTATTGAGCTACTTCGAACCGGTACATGGAACACTCCATGGCACGGCGAGTTTGAAATCACTCCCGATGACATTCAGCAATTCGTCATCAACGCTAACCAGGGTGTTGGTCTCGTAGAAGCAGACCCAAAGATTCCTCTGAACTACGGCCATGACTCGTGGGACAAGGCAGCCGGATGGATGCCTAAGCTCTACGCCAGTGAAGACGGCGCAGCACTCCTCGCTGATCCTGAATGGACTCCAGCCGCTGAACAGGCGATCAAAGACGGTGAGTGGAAATACATCTCTCCAGAATTCAACCCTCGCTCTTACCCATGGGAAGACCCAGAGCAAGAGTACAACTTTGTCAGCAACGTGCTCACGGGTGCTGCACTTACCAACATCCCTCTTTTCAAGAAACTGAAGCCAATCACGGCGTCGCGTTTGCCCAACAAGAAAGTGAAGGCGAGTGCCGCTGGCAACAGTGAGAAAAATAACGAAGGAGAACACATGACGTTAGAAGATATTCGCGCCAAGCAAGTTGCCGACCTTACGGAAGATGAGAAATCATTCCTGGCCGAGCACAAAGCGGACCTGACAGCTGAAGAGCTGACTGCGTTCGGACTAGAAGCTGACGATGAAGCTAAAGCAGCTGCCGAGAAAGAAGCAGCCGACAAAGCAGCTGCGGAAGAAGCAGAAAAGGCTGATGCCGATGCTAAGGCCGCCGAAGAGGCAAAGGCAACTGAGGAAGCAGCCAAGATCGAAGCAAGTGCCAAACCAGTCACTATCAACGCTGATCGCCTAGCCAAGCTTGAAGCGGACGCAGCAGCTGGCCGTGAGGCATCTCAGAAGCTTCAACAGAGCGAAGCAAGCGCATTCGCATCAGCTCGTATCACAGCTGGCCAGATCAAGAGCGGTCAGAAAGACCAATTGGTCAAGATCTTGCTCGCCTCTCGCGGCGACGATCGCAAAACACTGGAGACGTTCCTCGCAGCGCTTCCAGAGAACAAGCTCGTCACTAACGGCGAGATCGGTGACGGCGGAGCTGCGGTAGTAGCTGACGCTGGCCAGGTTGTGCATGAGCGGGTCCAGAAAGTTCTGGCCGACGCCCGCACAGCAGGCAAGCCAAAGTCATATGCCGACGCTCGTAAAGAGGTGCTCGACGCCGACGAAACACTAAAAGATCAGCTCAAGGAGGAGCAATAACATGGCAACATTCCAACCAGGTGAACGCTACAGCGCAACGGCTGCTGTAGACCTCACCGGCAAGAAATATCACATCGTCAAACTCGACGCTAACGGCAAGGTAGTACTCGCAACAGCAGCTACTGACGCCATCATCGGTGTCCTGGACAACGCACCAGTCGCCGGCCGCACAGCCGACGTCGTGCTGCTCAACGGAACCGGCACATTCAAGGTGAAAATCGCAGCTAACACTGCCAAAGACGCATACATCACCACTGACGCTAACGGCCAAGCTGTAGTCACTGCTACCGCGGGCAACCGTGTCATTGGTCGACTGGTCCGTGCAGGCTCAGCTGGCGCAATCGCCGAATATATCAAACTAAACGAAAAGTTCTAAGGAAGGCATAACTGATATGGCCAATCAACCAACTTACGTCGATCAAGCGCTCACAAATGTCGCTAACGCGTGGTTCAACGATCAAGAAGACTTCATCGCTGAGAAGCTATTCCCAGTGGTGCCAGTCACCAAACCAACATTCCTAATCCCAGAGTTCGGCAAGGAGAATCTCCAACTGCCAGCTAACTCTGTGCGCACCGGCCTCTCAAAGGCTAAGAGCATCTCGCAGACTCGTTCATACAAGAACGCTCAGCCGCTTGAAGAGCACGCTCTCTCGGGTTACGTCACGAAAGAGGACTACAAACTCACTGACGATCCATTCAACCCTGAGTCAGATGAAACTGAGAACGTCTTGTCTGTTATGGCTCTCGTCGATGAGAAGTCACTTGCTGACAAGCTAACCAACACTGCCGTCATCACTAACAACCGCACCCTTACAGGTACAAGCCGTTGGTCTGACTACGCTAACTCGAATCCGTTCGAAGACATAAAAACAGCAGTTACTTCTAGCAAGTTCCTGAAGTACAACACAATGGCATTTAGCCGTGAAGGTTACCTTTCACTTATCAGCCACCCAGACATCTTGGACCGCCTCAAATGGGCCCAGGGTGGTGCTGTAAGCCTTGAACAGCTCAAGCAACTGTTTGGTCCGTTCGGCATCAAGAACATCTACATCGGACAGGCTAGCGCCAACTTCGGTGAAGAAGGTCTCGCTGATGACATCAGGAACATTTGGGGTAACGACGTTCTCTTTGGCTACGTAACTGACAAACCAAGCCGCAAAAGCGTCAACGGTGGTTACAAATTCCAACTCAAAGACGCTCGTGAAGTCACCAAAGAATCGATCAACAACCCATCTCACACAGAAATTGTGGTCGCTGACTACTACAACTACGAGATGATCATGGCCGACGCTTGGTACCTACTAAAGGACGCGTTCGCGACGGGAGCTTAGTCGTATGGCTAGTGGAATTAGCAAAATCAAGTACATGGTAGGGGCAATCGCTCCTACCAACCTGAAGACCATAGCAGTCACTGTAAACGCAGCCGCAACCAGCGGAACAGCAACGGTGAAAGCCGGCGTCAAGATTCTCGGCATCTTGCCAGCAGGCAACCAGGATCAGTTTGTCGACAACGTGGCGCTAAGCGGTACAACCCTCACGGTTACCCTCGGCGCTGCTGCAACGACAGCGAATCAATACAACGTAACTGTTCTCGAGGTATAGCCATGGCAGACACAGTAAAAGGTACAGCCAAGAGCGAGATCAAGCTTGACGGCGTGATCTACAAAGCAGGGGAGACCCTCGAAGCTCCGAAGGCGACGATCGAGCGATTGATCCATATCGGTGTAGTTGAAGATCCAGCAGTCAAGGAAGCGGCAGAAGATGCTGCCAAAGCCGAGACGGCAGCAGCTGAAGCAAAGGCTAAGGCGATCACAGACGAAGCAACCGTTGAAGCTGACAAGACCCTTGCAGCAGCTGAAGCAAAGGCTAAGGATGTGACCGAAACTGCCCTTGCGGAAGCAACGACAGCAGCTGAGAAGCTGATTGCCGATGCGAAAGCTCAAGCAGAGAAGATCCTAAAAGATGCACAGGAAGCCGCTAAGAAGGCTCCTGAGACAAAGACGACCACTGCTTCGAAATAGAAGTTAGAACGTCACACAGCTATTGAGAGCGCCTAAAACGGGCGCTCTTTCTATTAGGCCTATTCTATTAGTTACCTATTCGTGCAATTATGGAAATAGAACTTAAACAGGAACCATTGAATGGGCGTAACAGTAACAGGAACAATTACCACGCAAAACTTAAATCCGACTACGGGTACGGCAACCCCCGGATCATTCGTCAAACTAGCGGACAAGAGCTCATCGACTTATAGGGAGCCGGTGGACAGTGTTTCGGTCCAGGTCACGGGGACGTATACCGGAGTTCTGACACCACAAGTCTCCAACGACGGTGCAACGTGGGTAGCGGTCGGGCCGGATATGGTCTTCAACTTCAATACTGGGGTTTATAGCGAAACTATTGCCTCAGCGGCGGTCGGGGTATTCCTGGTCACCGTGGGCGGGGCTAAGTATTTCCGTATTAGCGCCGATGCAGTGGTGACGGGCTCAGCAACCGTCACGATCAACGCAGCCAATGACACTAGATCCGCGGGCGTCACCGGATCATTTACCCTTCGCGACAAGATCGCCGGTGAAGACCTCTTGAACGACGTTCTAAAAGCTGAAGACCGTTCTTCTTACGTCAACACAACGGCAAGCGTGCTTGTGAAGACTGGCGCAGGCCGGCTCAAGGGTATCTTCGTAGCGTCTGGTACAACTCCAACGATCAAATTATGGGATAGCACAACTGCGGCTAGCACTGTCCTTATAAACACCTTCACACCAGCAGTGGGCACTTACTACGCATTTCCATCCGTGGAGTTTGCAACCGGCCTCTTCATCACAGTAAGCGGTACTATCGACTGCACCGTGTTCTTCAAGTAGGTAATCCATGGCAACTAGACGACCTATTTGGGAAAACTTACAGAAGAACGGCGACTTTGAACTAGCTCCTACTTTCGTGGCGCCGACGACGAGTACCAGCGTGTTTATCACTGGGACTGCCACAGGCTCCGCTAGTAACGATGCCTATACATGGGCGACTAATAAGGGCGGCACTGGTCAGGCCATGTTCGACACTGCCGAGAAGTACTCGGGTAACTACTCAATGAAGGTATCCACACTAGCGGCTGGCTCATTCATGTACGCTCGTGCGGTCCCAGGCACAGCTACGAACCAAAAGTTGCGACTCAACGCCATTACGGTTGCTCCAAACACTTCCTACACTGTCGAGTTTTGGATGAAGACCAACCTTGTGAGTGGCGCTAGCGCATCAGGTGCCCGCTTGGCTGTTGTCCAGTACAACGGCGCTGCCACGGCTCTTACCACTGTCCTTTCAACCGCAGTCATTACGACTACAGGCTGGACTAAGTACTCCTTCAACTTCACCACACAAGCCACTTGTAACTTCATTGAACTTCAGTGTCGAGTAACGGGTAACGATGGCGCGGCCACTCTCATCATGGATGGCTGGTTCGATGACATCAGCGTGAAACCAACTACCCAGACGGTACGCCTCGCCATATGAGCTTAAGCCGACTATCTGTAGCAGGCTCCGCAGAAGTTGTGCCACTCAAGAGCAAGATGTCGGGCATTGTGATGGAGCGAGCCAACGGCGACATCCTGACAGCGACCAGCAGCCCGTTTGCTATTCATAAGTCCATAGACGGGGGAGTGACATGGGTGCAGAAGTTCTCAGAGGCACACCCTAACCGCAATGCTCGTTTGAACTTCGAAGACTCCCGCGGCTACCTGTTCTTCGGTACGGCTCTCACGAACAACGCTGCAACGATTGCCCGTTCAATTGATGGGGGTGAAACCTTCGTCACAGTGCTCACCCTTGAATCAGACTCAGCTTGGTACATGATCGAGCGTGACAACGGGGATCTCTACGTGAACGAATACAACTCGTCTAACACAGCGATGTTTGCCTACAACGTATGGAAGTCAGTCAACGGCGGCGCAGCTTGGACCAAGTTCTACACTCACCCTCCAGGGCCTGACCCAAGCAACCTGACGAACCGGACCATCCGCCACTTCCACATGCTCTGGCGCGACACGAGCGATCAGATGTATTTGTCTATGGCTCACGGGCTGGAGACAGGCGCATACCTTCTGAACAACGATGGCACCCTGGGCGCGAACATCGGTGACTATCCAACTACAGGTGGCGCGTCGAAAGGTGGAGGGCTCACTGCCTTTGCTCAAGCGGACAACGGAGACATATTCCTAACTCCTGACAACTATCCTTCATGTGTGTACAAGTACCAGCCGGCCTCTCCAACAGTTGAAGGCAAGCTTCTGAACGTTCACGATGTGGCTAGTAAGTACGGAACAAGCAGAGAGTCGTTCATCCTGGGCATGAGCAAGGGTCGTTACGGTGTGCTCTACGCACTAGGCAACGGCACGTCAGCCAACAGGACGTTCCTACTTATCAGCGGAGATGACGGAGCTACATGGAAGTACGTGGCCTATACGAGTGAAGGCACCCGCCCAACCTTCGTATCGGTTAGTCGTTCTTCTATCCCTCGCATCCACATTGACCAGGGCATCAACCGGCCATTCGTGACACTTCCTGACTATACGAAGCAACAGGCCATGAATCTTTAGGCTGAACCGGCCATGACAAAGACCTCTCAACTATGAGGGGTCTTTTAATTGTTGGTGTGCAGTGTTTAAATGAAGACATATATGAGCACAACCCTACGAATCGATTCCTTCAACGAGATAAACGTCCTAGAGCGAACTGAACTCAGCTCGGATTATGTAGCAGCTTCAACCGTGCTTACCGTACGGAGCACCCAGGGATTCGCAATAGGCCAATCCATTTACGTGGGCCAACCATCGCGTGAAGGCTGCGAGAAGGGCGTCATTGCGTCTTTGAGTGGTGAGACGACTATCAACCTGTCCGCCGCACTCAAGCTGCCACACACGCGCTATGAGCCTGTCACAGCCGTACTTGGCGACTCGATCCATATCTATCGTGCCTCGAATGTTGACGGCGCCGTTCCAGCCGACAACCAGTTCACCGTTCTGACAACTCGTACAATCGATCCTGACCAGGCTTCGACCTACTACCAAGACTCAACGGGCTCTAGTGCCTTCTGGTATCGCTACACGTACTTCAATCCGATCTCCAATGTAGAGACGCCACTGATTTACTTCGACGCATGGCGCGGAGATGACTTTGCGCATTACGCTTCCCTAGCTGAGATCCGGAAGGAAGCTGGATTTGAAAAGGCCTACAACCTTCCCGACAGCGACGTCGAGCTGCAGCGCCGCAATGCTGAATCGGAGATCAACGCGTCTTTGAGTGGGGGACTGCTGAAGGTTTAGTTGACAGCTGGGGTTGATAATTTCTTACGCGGCTGAGGCCGCGTTTTTTATTGTCTCAAACTCGATTGGTGTCAGCCGTCCGAGGGCACGTTGACGGCGTTTGCGGTGGTAGCTGCGCTCGATCCAGGTCGTGATGGCCAGCCGGAGCTCGGCCCGGGTCTCCCATCGTTTCCGGTTCAGGACGTTCTTTTGCAGCAGGGAGAAGAACGATTCCATCGCTGCATTGTCACCGCATGCCCCTACCCGGCCCATCGATCCGTTCAGGCCGTAGGTGTTCAGGGCCAGGACGAACTTTCTGGATCTGAACTGGGACCCTCTGTCCGAGTGGACCACCGTGCCCGCCGGTTTCCTGAGGGCCACGGCGTGGTCCAGGGCGGCGACGGCCAGGGACGCTTTCATCCGCCCGTCCATCGAGTACCCGACGATCCGGTTTGAGTGAAGGTCCTTGATCGCGCACAGGTACAGCTTGCCCTCCCCGGTGTGGTGCTCGGTGATGTCCGTGAGCCATTTCCGGTTCGGTGCCGTGGCGCTGAAGTCCCGTTCGACGAGGTCATCGTGGACCGGCGGGCCGGCCTTGAGCCCTGACCGGCGCCGGCGGTGGATCACCGAGAGGATGCCGTTCTCCGAGCACAGCCGCCAGATCCGGCGTTCACTGGCCCCAGGGCCGGGACCGGCGTTGATCTCATCGGCGATGAACCGGTATCCGAAGGCAGGATCGTCCCGGTGGTGATCGATGGCGGCGTTGATCAGATGCGCTTCTTCCCAGTCCCGGGCCGGGACGGGATTGGCGGCCCACTGGTAGTAGGCCTGTCTGGAGAAATTCAGTACCCGGCAGGACACTGCCACGGGAACCCGGATCGGGGCGTCCCTGGCAGCCAGCTCGCGGACCAGCGGGTACATCATTTTTTTGGGTTGATGTCCCGGGACAAGTAGGCCACGGCACGGCGCATGACTTCGGCTTCCTGTTCCAGGAGCCGGATGCGTTTGTTGGCCTCCCGCAACTTCGCGGCGTCATCGGACACCGCCCCGGACTTCACGCCGTCTTCTCTGTCGGCGATCTTCATCCAGCGGTGCAGGGCAGCGGGCGAGACACCGAAGTCCTTGGCGATCTGGATGATGGGCGCTTCGCCCTTGCGGGCAACCGCGACGACATCGCGGCGGAATTCTTCGGGAAAGGCTTTGGGCATGATGAACATCCTTCCACCCGCAAGGATCAAAT
This DNA window, taken from Pseudarthrobacter sp. ATCC 49987, encodes the following:
- a CDS encoding DUF2190 family protein, with protein sequence MATFQPGERYSATAAVDLTGKKYHIVKLDANGKVVLATAATDAIIGVLDNAPVAGRTADVVLLNGTGTFKVKIAANTAKDAYITTDANGQAVVTATAGNRVIGRLVRAGSAGAIAEYIKLNEKF
- a CDS encoding IS3 family transposase (programmed frameshift) yields the protein MPKAFPEEFRRDVVAVARKGEAPIIQIAKDFGVSPAALHRWMKIADREDGVKSGAVSDDAAKLREANKRIRLLEQEAEVMRRAVAYLSRDINPKMMYPLVRELAARDAPIRVPVAVSCRVLNFSRQAYYQWAANPVPARDWEEAHLINAAIDHHRDDPAFGYRFIADEINAGPGPGASERRIWRLCSENGILSVIHRRRRSGLKAGPPVHDDLVERDFSATAPNRKWLTDITEHHTGEGKLYLCAIKDLHSNRIVGYSMDGRMKASLAVAALDHAVALRKPAGTVVHSDRGSQFRSRKFVLALNTYGLNGSMGRVGACGDNAAMESFFSLLQKNVLNRKRWETRAELRLAITTWIERSYHRKRRQRALGRLTPIEFETIKNAASAA
- a CDS encoding phage protease; protein product: MAIKAFHNLVKISADSQGNAPKTIELLRTGTWNTPWHGEFEITPDDIQQFVINANQGVGLVEADPKIPLNYGHDSWDKAAGWMPKLYASEDGAALLADPEWTPAAEQAIKDGEWKYISPEFNPRSYPWEDPEQEYNFVSNVLTGAALTNIPLFKKLKPITASRLPNKKVKASAAGNSEKNNEGEHMTLEDIRAKQVADLTEDEKSFLAEHKADLTAEELTAFGLEADDEAKAAAEKEAADKAAAEEAEKADADAKAAEEAKATEEAAKIEASAKPVTINADRLAKLEADAAAGREASQKLQQSEASAFASARITAGQIKSGQKDQLVKILLASRGDDRKTLETFLAALPENKLVTNGEIGDGGAAVVADAGQVVHERVQKVLADARTAGKPKSYADARKEVLDADETLKDQLKEEQ
- a CDS encoding carbohydrate binding domain-containing protein, producing MATRRPIWENLQKNGDFELAPTFVAPTTSTSVFITGTATGSASNDAYTWATNKGGTGQAMFDTAEKYSGNYSMKVSTLAAGSFMYARAVPGTATNQKLRLNAITVAPNTSYTVEFWMKTNLVSGASASGARLAVVQYNGAATALTTVLSTAVITTTGWTKYSFNFTTQATCNFIELQCRVTGNDGAATLIMDGWFDDISVKPTTQTVRLAI
- a CDS encoding WD40/YVTN/BNR-like repeat-containing protein produces the protein MSLSRLSVAGSAEVVPLKSKMSGIVMERANGDILTATSSPFAIHKSIDGGVTWVQKFSEAHPNRNARLNFEDSRGYLFFGTALTNNAATIARSIDGGETFVTVLTLESDSAWYMIERDNGDLYVNEYNSSNTAMFAYNVWKSVNGGAAWTKFYTHPPGPDPSNLTNRTIRHFHMLWRDTSDQMYLSMAHGLETGAYLLNNDGTLGANIGDYPTTGGASKGGGLTAFAQADNGDIFLTPDNYPSCVYKYQPASPTVEGKLLNVHDVASKYGTSRESFILGMSKGRYGVLYALGNGTSANRTFLLISGDDGATWKYVAYTSEGTRPTFVSVSRSSIPRIHIDQGINRPFVTLPDYTKQQAMNL